TGGTAACGTCACCCGTTTCATCGTCAGAAATGATTCTGTTGCCGCTTCGAGTTTGTATAACTTTTAGATCATTCTTTTCGGTAGCAAAACCGCTTTTTGCCTGGCCATTATAATGTGCCCCTATAACATAAGGACACTGTGCGTTGCCTCCTTCAAAACCAACCAGCACTTCCTCGCCAATTTCAGGGATAAAATAAGAACCTTTTCCCGCTCCAGTATGCTGTTGAACCACACGGATCCAGTCGCTTTTGCTTGTCCAGCCATTCCAGAAAAAATCCACTTTTATGCGTCCCATTTTTTCAGGGTCGTTATTGTCAATTACTATTGCGGGCTGGCTTTCGGCGGGAGCAAATACATTTACGTCTGTATAGTGCGGCGCTGCCACATCGGCTGGAATTGCTTTGAATTGGCAGGTGTAATTTCCGTTTACTTCAGAGCGGTGCGTAATTTCAATCGCCAGCAGGTGGTGTTCTACGTTTTTGTTTTCTATGGAAAAAGTCTGTCCCAAACCTATAGGCAGATAGGAGGTGCCGCTGTAGAATATGCTGTTGGCATCGCGTGCAGCGGTCTGCATTTTCATCATTTCGTCAATTTCCTCTTTATTTTGGGCGTTGCTGGTATACGCGCCGTTTTCAAGTCCGGGTCTTACAATGTAAGGCTGCTTAAAGACGGCAAGCGATGCAAATCGGTCTTGGCTTCCTTCGGAGGTTTTTTCTGCACCATTTTTTATGCGTGAAGCGCTATTGTAGTCATAGCTGCTGAAAGAGGTTTTATGCGAAACCAAGCTGGCCTCGATGCTAAAGTTATGGAGCGATGATTCGTTTATAAGCTTTATGTCGGTGTTTTTAATTTGGCCAAACTGCATGCGCATTCCGTCAAAATAAAACCATTGGGCATAGCGTGCAGAAAGGCGTTTGAGGAAATCAAAGCTTGTTTCGTTGTACTGGGTTTTAAAACTGAATTCTTTTGTATAAGTTGGAGCAATGGCTTCCCTCTGGTAAAATTCTCCCGAGCTTTCTTCGGCAAAAATCTCCAGTCCGATCTGCTGGAGGCTTTTCTTGCGAAAGATTCTGGATTTTGGCATATCATCAAGTGCTATGGTATGGCTTATTCCTGTAACGTGCAGTCCGGCAGGGCTTCCGTTCTTATCGATAGAGCCCAATTTTGTAATTCTTCCTTTAGACATTACGCGTATGCCTTTTACCTTAAAGGTGAAAATTACCTCGCTGCCAATGTAACTGCTAATGGCTTTTTCCTGATCCTGCGGTGCGATGATAGGTTTTCCGGTGTATTGCCAAAAGAAAGAAAAATGATGGTGGTCTGCCATTTTTTGAGAAAGCTCAAGATTGTAATAAATCACATTTTGGGTAAAGCCTTCTATGGTGATGTTTACCTGTTCGGAGAATTTTGACATTTTTTAGAAATTTAAATAAGGTTAGTTTGATGCAATAGTTTTGTGATCCTTAATTCTGATATAGAGAAGGATAGTGGGACTTTTTATGTAGTTGGATTTATACCGCTGGTATAGGCGCAGTACTTTTAGTGTGGTATTTGGTAAATTTATATTGAAGAAAAAAATAAAGAATACCCCTAAACGACAAAAAAATATCAGAATAGGGTATTTTACTATATCCTTATAAAAAAAACTTCATTTTAATTCTTACGTTACCAAGACAGGCTTAAATTTTAGAATAGAAGAATGAAGATTTGTGTACAATTTGGTTTCAAATTATAATCTGCAACAAAGAAAAGGGGCAATTAATAGTTTTTTTTAGTTGGTGAATTTAATTTTATCTGAAACAATTTATAAGACGGTTGGAAGACAATCGGAAGAATAAATTTTTGATGAATAACCTAAATTTTAAATGTATGAAAAATGCTTTTCTAATAATTGTAGTTTGTCTGAGTTCCATTTTGTTCTCCTGCAAAAAAGAAAAAGATCAGTTGAATACGGAAACCGGAAAGTCTGATACTGCCAATTCTGAATTAATTGCAGATCGCGGCTGGCCTCGAGAAGCTGAAAATAACGGTACAAAACTCGTTTATTATCAGCCACAGGTAGACGACTGGAAGGATTTTAAAGAACTTACAGCGCGTGTAGCTTTTTCGCTGACTCCAAAAGACGGCAAACAGGTTTTGGGCGTTGCTTCTTTAAAAGCAGAAACATTGGTGGATAAAGACAACCGAAGCGCTTTTATTAAAAATCTTCAGGTAACAGATGTTCGATTTCCTGCTTTAGACGAAAAGAAAGTTCCTGAAATGGAAAAGCTATTTAAAGAAACATTGCCTCAAAGCGGAGATCCTATTTCGGTAGATCGTATTCTGGCTGATTTAAGCCACACTAAAAGTCCGCCAAAGGGAATTGTTGCTAAAAACGATCCTCCAGCCATTTTTTATAGTACCAATCCTTCGATTTTGCTTATCATACAAGGAGAACCGGTCTTAGTGCCAATAGAAAAATCGGATATACAATATGTGGTGAATACCAATTGGGATTTGTTTTTTGATAAAACTGCAAAAGAGTATTATCTCTTGGTTGATAATATCTGGCTTACATCAAAAAATATTGAAGGCAAATGGACTAAAACAACCAAACTGCCTGCGGGTTTAAGCAATCTGCCTTCGGGACAGAATTTTGATGATGTAAAAAAAATGATTCCGCCACCCTCTTCGGGCGCAGCTCCAGAGGTATTCTACAGTAATAAACCTGCTGAACTGATTGCTATAAATGGAAGTCCGAAGTTTGTTAAAATTCCAGGAACCAAATTGTTATACATTGACAATACCGAGAATGATATTTTTGCCGACGAAAACAAAGGTCAGTATTATGTATTATTGTCTGGAAGATGGTTTAAGTCTAAAGAACTAACTGGACCTTGGAGCTATGCGAGTAATAGTCTCCCAGCTGATTTTGCTAAAATTCCGAAGGATTCTCCTCGTGCCAATGTATTGTCATCTGTACCTGGAACGGAGGAAGCCAATGATGCTGTAATGTTATCGCAAGTTCCGACAACAGCTATTTTGAAAAAATCGGATGCTGAAGCAAAAGTAAAAGTATCGTATGATGGCGGAACGCCTCAGTTTAAACCTATCGAAGGTACCAAAATGCAATATGCAAGCAATACGCAAGAGAAGATTATAAAAGTAGGCGATTTGTATTATTTATGTTTTCAGGCAGTTTGGTTTATGTCGACAAGTCCGAACGGACCTTGGAAAACATGCGATTCTGTTCCGAAAGAAATTTATACGATTCCGCCAAGTTCACCAGTTTACAATGTGACGTATGTAACCCAAACGACAACCGATACAACGGTAGAAAGCAGTTCGACTGCGGGTTATTTGGGTGCGTTTATTATTGGCGCAACATTTGGCGCTATCTTGACTTATGGCACAGGATGGTATTATCCGCCTTATGTGTATTACGGCGGACTATATCCAATTTATCGCCCTTGGCCTTATGCATATGGTGGAGGAGCAGTTTATAATCCGTGGACGGGAGGTTATGCAGCAGGAAGACGCGTTTACGGGCCTTATGGCGCCGCTGGAACTTCGGCTTGGTACAATCCAGCAACAGGAAGATACGGGCGTTCTGCAAGCGTGCAGGGATGGTACGGAGGACGTACTGCTGCTAGTACTTATAATCCGTGGACTGGAAATTACGCTAGAACCAATCAAGGACATAATGCGTATGCGCAATGGGGACATTCGGCTGCTACAAACGGAAATCAATGGGCGCAGACGGGACACATTACAACCCGACGCGGAACTGCAATTGGTTATGAGACTTCGGGCGGAAAAGAAGGTGTAATTACACATCGCAGAGGTGGAGGAACAACGATTCATACCAACAATAATCTGTATGCTGGCCACGATGGGCATGTGTATAAAAGAGATGCTAACGGAAATTGGAGTCATTACAATAATGGAAACGGCGGCTGGACGCAAGCAGGAACTTTGGGTTCGTCGAAAAAAACAGGCGACGCGATTCAGCGTAATAAACCGAATCAGGGACTTGGAGCAAATGGAGCGGGAGAACGAATTCAGCGTGACAGGCCTAATGAAGGACTTGGAGCAAATGGTGCAGGAGAAAGAATTCAGCGTGACAACTTGCCGAAAGCCAACCAAAATCTAGGAGGCGAAACCCGAATAGGAGACGGAATGCAGCGTGATAATTTCCCTAAAGCAAATCAAACGCTCGGACAGCCTAATAAACCATTGGGCGAAGCGGGACGTCCAGACATAACAAACGATCTTGACCGTTCAGCAATTTCTAGAGATCGCGGAGAAATGCAAACCCGAAATTTCCAAAATATTCAAAGAGATGGAAGCCGTTTTAACGGTGGCGGTTTCAATGGCGGTGGTTTTAGAGGTGGCGGAGGCTTTAGAGGCAGAAGATAATAGTGAAGGTTATTTTTAATTCAGAAAATCAGGATGGTAGCAATACGAATCCTGATTTTTTTTTTTGTGCTTGTTGTTTATTTAGCCACAAAGGCGAGAAGCCGCAAAGTTTTATTCGTCCAGCTTTGTGAACTTCGCGTTTATATAAAGTGCAATAAGCATATGCCATTCACGAGCATCTCACAAACCACAACTCACAGCCTGTCTGTTTCACCCTGAAGTTTGTCCGTTTCAACTATTTTCTGATTTCGTATGAAGGGTTATCGAAATACTTTTGACAAAGAAATTAACGAAAACTAATAATTAAAATCAGAAGTTATGGAAACGAAAAAACAAAAAACATGGGTTATCATCGCAATTATTGTTTTAGGAATTATTGCTTTTTTAGTTCCGAATCAAATTACAGCACAGGGAGTAAAACGCATCGATTTGCAAAAACACGATTTAAGCGTTCCTGGACGCGAAATGGTTCAGGCACGAATCGATTTTGAAGGCCATTCTGCTTTTGGGAAACATTCTCATCCGGGTGAA
The Flavobacterium humidisoli DNA segment above includes these coding regions:
- a CDS encoding type VI secretion system Vgr family protein, giving the protein MSKFSEQVNITIEGFTQNVIYYNLELSQKMADHHHFSFFWQYTGKPIIAPQDQEKAISSYIGSEVIFTFKVKGIRVMSKGRITKLGSIDKNGSPAGLHVTGISHTIALDDMPKSRIFRKKSLQQIGLEIFAEESSGEFYQREAIAPTYTKEFSFKTQYNETSFDFLKRLSARYAQWFYFDGMRMQFGQIKNTDIKLINESSLHNFSIEASLVSHKTSFSSYDYNSASRIKNGAEKTSEGSQDRFASLAVFKQPYIVRPGLENGAYTSNAQNKEEIDEMMKMQTAARDANSIFYSGTSYLPIGLGQTFSIENKNVEHHLLAIEITHRSEVNGNYTCQFKAIPADVAAPHYTDVNVFAPAESQPAIVIDNNDPEKMGRIKVDFFWNGWTSKSDWIRVVQQHTGAGKGSYFIPEIGEEVLVGFEGGNAQCPYVIGAHYNGQAKSGFATEKNDLKVIQTRSGNRIISDDETGDVTIESQKGQTIAVIHGDGNIKFRAPKNIEFEAGEDFIVNAGQNIITNAGQNITENANGYKETNTGLFYSISVGADFLINIIGSMTEYIKGDKESRTEKDRTRVSNGKIIAQSQGTHEQHSDKEIKNNSSENTSMF
- a CDS encoding cupin domain-containing protein, which gives rise to METKKQKTWVIIAIIVLGIIAFLVPNQITAQGVKRIDLQKHDLSVPGREMVQARIDFEGHSAFGKHSHPGEEVIYVVEGSLEYQIEGEKPVTLKAGEVLFIPAGVVHSARNNTNAKASELATYIVEKGKPILVMKK